The genomic segment CAAGCCCAAAAAGggtaattataaatttgtttataattttcatgtcttccatcgacaatgggtgcatgatgaacgctacccgtgctcggggttcggctcatattatttggGGGGAGGGGGGCTTGGGtgctggaaagctgtgacatccattgacattgtgatgtgaactacgtggaactcccatgatttcgactcatattattgagggaactcatggcgaccgtccattaaggttcaacatcgatgggtaaggcttgacacgtaaagatgaacgacgtcatattattgggtcctaatcaaacgtgagacaaaagtttacgtagagggttgcatagtgatgcaattggaactaacttttaggaattatgattggctgatattattcgagatcataattcgctaattggaccttgcgtactgaggaaaggagtttcccgttttcactagagggtattgaaagatgtcaaaacagtgggagtaaacatttataaagtaaaattccagactttatatcttactaaatattttaaaatagtcattaaaatttatctgttttacttttcagtacattttagacaatgtcttcgattcgaaATCCGCTATCttcaatactcgacaaacacgtattaacccgacctaactacctcacttggctaagaaacctaaagatAGTCTTGAATTTGTAAAatgattgcatatacactgactgagtcgccccctgttgaggctccgactgactgcactcctgaggaattgcagacttagaaggaatggtgtgaccatgacttgaaagcctgGTGCTATATGCAGATTtatatgaatgatgagctgcagaggcgttttgaggatgcaaagaatgctgctgacattcatttgcgtctcaaggagctctttggtgagcagactcgaacTCTTAGGAATGCTACCGTCAAATAgttgatcactttgcgcatgtgAGATGGGGCcttggtccatgagcatggcctgaagttgattgggctcgtggacaagctcgttggcatggatctgatgatgccttcggagttgaccaccgacgtgttgctcttgtcACTAcctagctcgtttgatccttttgtggtgaatttcaatatgaacaagatggagctgacccttgaggagttggttaacatgcttgtgacctttgagtccaccatcaagaaagagaagccagttctttatgtgggctcttcttctggtacgaagactggtccacctgggaagggaaagaagcgttctttccaacgtcccaagaagagcgtgcttttgaagaggcagactccgagttcCGCTGTGGCAGCCACAAaagtgaaggctgacaagactattgacatctgtcatcactgcaagaagcctggacattggaggcgtaactgcagggaatatcttgcccagaagagttctggaaatggtatgttctatattgaagtaaacatttcaattaactctatatcttgggtattggatactggctgtggctcacatctatgtaatgatttgcaagtgatgggaagaagtaggaggctcaaggaaggtgagacctttttgaggatgtgcaatggagcaagagttgctgccaaggtcGTAGGAGATGTTTGCTTATTTtttaacaatgattttaagttaattttatgagatgttttgtttgtacttgaattggtgaaaaacattgtttccatttctatgctagataaagatggatattcttgtttatttagcaaaagtttttgcaacatttacaagaatgaatgtttaattggtactggagaacttgaaaacgatctctacaccttaaaattgaaagatattacaCTAAAGAATGcccaaacaataacaacaacaaacaagcgaaaacaagatactctaaattcggcacaattatggcatgatcgattaggacatatttccctaagaaggatgaacaagctagtgggagtaggcatgtttgatatgtctgatattaatgctctcatgacttgtgaatcctgtctgaaaggaaaatgaccgaaattccctttaagggccatgtggagcgagccaaagggttattggatttgatccataccgatgtgtgcggtcaacttagcatcaccactaagcatggacatgcatacttcatcacctttaccgatgacttttcgaggtatgggtatgtgtatttgacgaaatacaattctgaagcctttgaaaggttaaaagtattcagaagtgaagtagagaaacggTTGGGatgaagcatcaagacacttcgatcggatctaggtggtgagtacttgagtgccgagttccatgTGTAACGCCCAGacattcgtatgcatatgatgtAAGGTAATGATTATGATTAAGTATGGTCATTATCACTTTTATGGTTTATTATGATGATCGTTTGGGGATATTTGATGTAAAGTTGATGGTTTATGGTTTTAAGATATGATAtgaatgatattgaatgatATAGAATGAAACAGAGAATgtatgggtagaatagaaagctGATATTTGGCTAAGTAGGTAATGGAAGTGCTAAAACGGTATgaaaatgtggcagtagttgtggattttagcataatgttttgtatattgatccgaatgatgtgaggccacttccattagaaagctaagaaataaggctataactttcttgttttgagttttgttcaaatcattgtggaagactagCCAAAAGGGCCCCGAAGTTTGTCGTGTGTGTCGTCGATCCtccaatgacacatgttgggagattgagcataactcattactcagaccttcaaatgacatgaggccaattggagatgCAAGCAAAGACATATAGCTACTACTTTAATGTTTCccatttttccaaattatgaagggaagaggcgtttcggagGCGATCTTTGAGGCGGCTGTGCGcagagcggcgcccgagcggtaacaaatgaccgcccgagcgccacaggTTCTGGAATTTTGGTCTTGGACAGTATAGACCGCGCTAGGGCGGTAGTTTATGACCACCCGAGCGCCCAGAGCTGTACAAAAAACGTGTTTTGGGTGTTTTAAGGTATAAAATCGGTTGAGACACAACTTTTCCTCATTCCTCTTCTTTTCTTTCACTTCTCCAACGATTCcaagctagggttcttcattttcttcttatcctttctttcaatcAAGCAAATTAATCTTCAATCCGGAGTTGGAACTTCATCTTTTTAACGAAAGGAGCAAAGGTAAGTGGAtttcttcttgttcttgagTTATTGAAGATGGTGGAGTTAGGGTTGATAGTTGTGATAGATGTATTGGGTTAAATGTTCATCTAATGTTATTATTTTGGTGTTGATGGTTAGTTAttgggtttattgttgtaggatcatCGTCAAGGTTTAGGAAACCAAATGCTCCaagtgttgtaagtggaatcatTTCTTGAATGCACCACATGATCCTATTTGTAtgtgttttgatgattttcTGACGTTAACTCCTTTCAAATTctattcatgatatatatatataaatatatatatatatatatatatatatatatatataaatatgatatatatatataaatatatatatatatatatataaatatatatatatatatatatatatatatatatatatatatatatatatatatatatatatatatatatatatgtatatatggtagTGCAATAATATGCATTTTTGAATGAAAGGAGTTAAACTATTTATGATGCCTAAAagatgtttgataaaatgcttgaaTGAAGTTTTAAATGATTGAATGATGggattgatagtgatagtagCGGTGTTGCCTCTGGCAATTCTGAATCCGCAATGTGATTGGCCAATTAACGATGAAAACATGTGCTATCTTATAAGATGAATTTTATGCAGAGGTACGTGTCCCTCCTATAAGATTCGTTTTTACGAAGAGGGTTAGCAATGGATGAACTATCTTATAAGAACTATCAATTCTTCAgttgatcaatgaaatgaatatcaTCACTACGTATTgttgtattatgattcttgacggatgatattaattatgattcgaaatttatgAAATGAAATGGATACTGCtttcaagaaaatgaaattgaggctacccattttatgtttatcaataaaatgatatatatgtatcttgTTAGTATTGGttccatttgctgagttttatacccATTCCAGCtatgttcatgtgatgcaggcacATGTAAGAAAGACTGATCATTCCTGAGTTGTCGAAGCGAGAGAAAGGAATATGCCAAACTTTGGAGATTTCAATTGGATGCTATTTTGTTATGTTATGGTTATGgttattttgggaaatattGTAAACCttgttttggtatttgaagtagAAATATGTGTAGATACTATATTAAATGGTATCTCATGAATATGAAAATCTTTTGCATGTATTTTATATGTTGCTTGAGACAGGTGGCatgtcctatttacggggaGATGCTGCCCAAATCTCTTTAAATTACACATTTTctccaaattatattttaaagctTTTGCACTAATTATGCATTTTAGTCACGAgtgttacatttagtggtatcagagccgagatTTTCGGAACAATGATTTGGCATATGACTTCCTCTGCTGTCGACAATTTGGTATGTATGTACCTGCATCATTTGATATAATATGGATGTGTAGCCTCAATAATAATGATATGTTATGTATGGAAATGGTTTTAAACTAATATGTATCACAGGATCATGCCGCCTAAGCGTAAAGCACCAGAAGGGGAGGATAGTTCATCATCTAGAGTGGTTGGTGAATTTAGCAAGTTACTGAAAGAACAGGCCAAGGTACATGGCGAGCAAATTCAGCAGCTCTTACGGATGCAGAATGCAGGGCGAGAGAAAGAGAGAGAGCAAGTGAGACCCGAGCCCGGTAGTGAGGGCGCATACGAAAGATTTAGTAAGATGAAGCCACCAGAATTTGATGGTAGCACTGATCCCATGGTCGCCTTGGAATGGGTCAAAGCTGTGGAGGCTATTTATGATTATCTGCAGTTTGACGATAATGATCGAGTCAGCTGTGCCATTTTTCTACTGACCAAGACGGCGAGGACTTGGTGGGACGCCACCAAGATATTAATTCATGTCTCGGCACTCAAGTGGCAGGAGTTTAAAGATTTATTCTACGGCAAATATTTTCCTCGAGATGTTCGAAGTCAGAAAGTGAAGGAATTTCTATAACTGAAGCAAGGAAATATGTCAATGTAAGAGTATATTCTCAAATTTGAAGAGGGGTGTCATTTTGCCCCATATCTGGCTAGCAATGACATCAAAAAAGGGGAGCATTTTCTTAGAGGTGTTCgagctgaaattaaaagagacgTTCGAATGTCTATAGCTGCTTCATATAAAGAGATTGTTGAAAAAGCAAGGATGACagagcaagacgagaaggaaATTGAAAGATAAAGACAATTGAAGCGCCAAGATTTTTCTTCTAAAGGCCAAGGATCCGGATGGAAAGGTAAGGGCAAGTTCAGGAGGAAAGAAAAAGATGAGCATCGACCCAAAGCTCTTATGCCACCGCCTACATATGATCGACCTGTATGTCCAAAATGTGGCAAAATGCATATAGGTGAGTGCTTGGTTGGAAGTAATCGATGCTTTCATTGTGGAGGTGTTGGACATATTATCAAAATTGTCCAGTGAAGGGTGAGAAAGGGAAGGGTAGGGTTCAAGGCAGAATCTTCACAATAACCAAAGAAGGCGCAAATCCCGATTCTTCTGTTATATCAGGTACTATCTTAATTTCAAGCAAGGCCGCTATTACATTGATTGACACCGGTGCTACGCATTCCTTTATGTCTGAAACTTTCTTGCGCTCTTTGAATGTTGTTCCATCTTTTGAACCCCTCCACTATAGTATTTTGTTGCCATCGAGAGACGAAATATGGCCTTCTAGTATTCTTAAAAGTTGTACAGTGCAAGTTAATGAGAAAATCTATTTTGCTGATCTTATTATTATTCCCATGGTGGCGTTTGAtgttattttgggaatggactggctatcGTCATATCATGCGGTTATTGACTGCGTGGCTAAGACGGTGCTATTTCCTACAGAAGATGATGAAAGTGGGATTTTTCAAAGTTCAGGTATTTCGCTTGGCACTCCTTATATTTCTTGTCTCAAAGCTCACGAAATGTTATCAAAGGGGTGTCAGGGGTTTTTAGCTGTTGTGATAGATGTGAATACTGAGATGACGATGAAGTTGAATGAGATTGAGGTAGTTCGGGATTTTCCTGacgtatttgcagatgatgtgcCTGGATTACCACCTGACTGTgaagttgagtttgtgattgacgtGGTTCCAAGTACTGCTCCGATTTCGAAAGCTCCTTACCGAATGGCCCcgactgaaatgaaggaactgAAGTAACAATTGCAGGATCTAttagacaaaggctttattcgtccgagttcttctctgtggggagctccagttttatttgtcaaaaagaaagatggatattTGCGGTTGTTCATTGATTATAGAGAAATCAACAAAgccacgatcaagaataaatatccattaccGAGGATTGACGATCTCTTTGATCAGTTACATGGAGCGACAGTGTTTTCTAAGATCGACCTGCATTCTGTTTATTATCAGCTGAAAGTTAGGTAAGCCGACATCCCTAAaactgcattcagaaccaggtatggtcattatgaattcTTAGTCATGTCATCCGGGTTGACGAACGCTCTGTCTCTcttcatggatctaatgaaccgagtcttcaagccatatctggatagcttcATTATCGTTTTgattgatgatatcctgatttattccaagactcAGGAACTccatgccgagcatctcagaaCTGTATTGCAGTTATTAAGGGAAAACAGTTATACGCAAAGTTGaaaaagtgtgaattctggtaaGAGCACTTATCATTTCTGGGCCATATTGTTTCGAGAGACGGCATTGCAGTGGATCTCATGAAGATTGATGCGATTAAACAATGGCCTATTCCTATAACAGTCTCCGAGGTgcgtagttttcttggttttGCAGGTTATTATCAACGTTTTATTGCCAATTTCTCCAAAATAgccctgccattaaccaatctgacgagaaaagcggtgaagtttgagtggacaAACGAGTGCCAACACGGATTTCAAGTGTTGAAAGACAAGTTGACATCATCCCCTAACCTAGCACTTCCGTGTGGTACTGAAGATTTTATTGTTTACACTGATGCGTCAAAGATGCGACTTGGAGCTGTACTGATGTAGCGTGGGAAAGTAATCGCTTATggttctcgtcagttgaaggattacgagaagaattatcccacCCACGATCTTGAGTTGGCTGCAGTGGTCTTCGGATTGAAAATATGGAGGCATTATCTGTGTGGCGAGAAATGTGAAGTGTTCACAGAccataagagcttgaaatatctattcTCTCAGACGgaactcaatatgcggcagaggaggtggttagaacttgttaaagattatgatgtgaccatTAGCTGCCACCCAGGTAAAGCAAACATggttgcagatgctttgagccgtaagtcagtTTGTTCTTTGAGCTCATTGATTCAGGAGCCGTTGTTATTGGATCTTCAGATAAGCGAGATTGCTATAGTAGAGCAAGGGACCATCGCTAGACTTTCAGCTTTGGTTATTCGACCTACGTTGACAGATAGGATACGACGGGAGCAACCTAATGACAATCAGTTGATGAAATTGCGATCTAAAGCTGATGAGAAAGGAAATACAGAGTTTGCGATGAACACTGATGATTTGTTAACATTTAGTGGTTGGATATGTGTTCCAAGTGGTGATGACATTCGACGGGATgttttgacagaggctcataccgcgccatactcgatacatccaggtagcaCAAAGATATATCAGGATCTCCGACGTCTCTACTGGTGACCAGGTATGAAAAGTGACATCGCAAAGTTTATATCcgaatgtctaacatgtcagtAGGTAAAGATTGTGCATCAAAGACCTTCTGGAACTTTGCAATCCCTCCCAatacctcagtggaagtgggagcacatcactatggactttgtaACGGGACTTCCAAGAACACCAAAGGGTTACAACTCCATTTGAGTGATTGTTGACAGGTTAaccaagtcggctcattttctTCCGATCAAGACAACGTTTACAATGAACCATTTTGCTGAAGTCTATGTAGCTGAGATtgtgagacttcatggtattcctgtGTCAATTGTATTTGATCGTGACCCAAGGTTTACTTCTGAATTCTGGAAGAGATTGCACAGAGCCTTGGGAACCAAGTTGGATTTTTGTatagcttatcatcctcagagtgacgggcagtcagagagggtgattcagattcttgaaGATATGCTACGAGCCTGCACGATTGACtttcctggtagctgggattctaaattgccacttgctgaatttacatataacaatagttatcaggcgacgattggcatggcaccataCAAGGCATTGTACGGCAGGAAATGTAGATCACCATTgaactgggatgaagtcggtgaaagaaagatgttaggaccagaagtggtccaacagacagctgatgtgatTACTTTAATCCAGGACAGAATGAAGACGACCCAAACCAGAAAGAAAACTTAGGACGATAACAGAAGAAGGCATTTGAAGTTGGAAATCATGTTTTTATCAAAATTGCTCCTCTCAAAGGCATTATGAGATTTGGCAGGAAAGGAAAGCTGAGCCCAAGATTTATCGGCCTATTTGAAATTCTGGACAGGATAGGAGAAAGAGCATATCGTGTAGCCTTACCGCCGGACTTGGATAGAGTCCACAATGTATTTCACGTCTCAATGCTCAGAAAGTACATCTCGAACCATTCCCATGTTCTCAGACATGAAGCGTTGGATCTGATGCCGAACATGACTTATCAAGAAGTACCAATCCAGATTTTAGATCGCAAGGTTAAAGTACTAAGGAATAAGGAGATCGGCATTATCAAGATTCTTTGGCATAATCAGTTGGTTGAAGAAGCAACATGGGAACCAGAGGAGGAAATAAAGCAGCGATATCCTGAGTTATTCGCACAGTAATggcaatttcggggacgaaatttcttaaggaggggagaattgtaacgcCCAGacattcgtatgcatatgatgtAAGGTAATGATTATGATTAAGTATGGTCATTATCCCTTTTATGGTTTATTATGATGATCGTTTGGGGATATGTGATGtaatggtgatggtttatggttttaatatatgatatgaatGGTATTGAATGATATAGAATGAAGCAGAGAATgtatgggtagaatagaaagctGATCTTTTGCTAAGTAGGTAATGGAAGTGCTAAAACGGTATgaaaatgtggcagtagttgtggtttttggcataatgttttgtatattgatccgaatgatgtgaggccacttccattagaaagctaagacataaggctataactttcttgttttgagttttgttcaaatcattgtggaagactagCCAAAAGTGCTCCGAAGTTTGTCGTGTGTGTCGTCGTTCCtccaatgacacatgttgggagattgagCATAACTCTTTACTCAGACTTTCAAATGCCATGAGGCTAATTGGAGATGCAAAcaaagacatagagctacaactttttTGTTTACCATCTTTccaaattatgaagggaagagaCGGTTCGGAGGCGATCTTTGAGGCGCCTGTGCGcagagcggcgcccgagcggtaagaaatgaccgctcgAGCACCACAGGTTCTGGAATTTTGGTCTTGGACAGTATAGtccgcgctagggcggtagtttatgaccgtCCGAGCACCCAAAGCAGTACAAAAAACGTTTTTTGGGTGTTTTAAGGTATAAAATCGGTTGAGACACAACTTTTCcacatttcttttcttttctttctcttcTCCAACGATTCcaagctagggttcttcattttATTCTTATCATTTCTTTCGATCAATTAATTTTCAATCCGGAGTTGGAACTTCATCTTTTTAACGAAAGGAGCAAAGGTAAGTGCAtttcttcttgttcttgagTTATTGAAGATGGTTGAGTTAGGGTTAATAGTTGTGATAGATGTATTGGGTTAAATGGTCATCTAATGTTATTATTTTGGTGTTGATGGTTAGTTAttgggtttattgttgtaggatcatCGTCAAGGTTTATAGGAAACCAAGTGCTCCaagtgttgtaagtggaatcatTTCTTGAATGCACCATATGAtcttatatgtatgtgttttgatgattttatgacgTTAACTCCTTTCAAATTCCAttcgtgatatatatatatatatatatatatatatatatatatatatatatatgtgtgtgtgtgtgtgtgtgtgtgtgtgtaaatatgtatatatggtagTGTAATTATATGTATTTTCGAATGAAAGGAGTTAAACTATTTATGATGCCTCAAagatgtttgataaaatgcttgaataaagttttatatgattgaatgattggattgatagtgatagtagCGGTGTTGCCTCTGGCAATTCTGAATCCGCAATGTGATTAGCCAATTAACGATAAAAACATGTGCTCTCTTATAAGATGCATTTTATGCAGAGGTACGTGTCCCTCCTATAAGATTCATTTTTACGAAGATGGTTAGCAATGAATGAACTATCTTATAAGAACTATCAATTCTTCAgttgatcaatgaaatgaatatcatccctatgtattgttgtattatgattcttgacGGATGATATTAATGATGATTCGAAATTTATGAAATGAAATGGATAAtgttttcaagaaaatgaaattgaggctacccattttatgtttatcaataaaatgataTGTATGTATCTTGTTAGTATTGATTCCATTTGCTGAtttttatactcattccagctatgttcatgtgatgcaggcacAAGAAAGAAAGACTGAGCATTCCTGAGTTGTCGAAGCGAGAGAAAAGAATATGACAAGCTTTGGAGATTTCAATTGGATGCTATTTTGTTATGTTATGGTTATGGTTATCTTGGGAAATATTGTAAACcttgtttttgtatttgaagTAGAAATATGTGTAGATACTATATTAAATGGTATCTCATGAATATGAAAATCTTTTGCATGTATTTTATATGTTGCTTGAGACAGGTGGCatgtcctatttacggggaGATACTGCCCAAATTTCTTTAAATTACACATTTTctccaaattatattttaaagctTCCGCACTAATTATGCATTTTAGTCACGAGTGTTACACCAaaagtatcttagggagaatgagattttctcgcagtggactccgcccgctacaccgcagttgaatggtgtttcggagcgtcgtaaccggactttgtagagcccaatagtaaaataattattcaactagtggcttgagtaaattcaagtaatgtttaattagtctcaaatttgtttgagataattaaattaagtccatgggttttttttaattgttaaaaaccaAATAAGAAATGTATCCATGGgtggtgaagagttgggagactactttttcaaTCTCCAAGGCTTGTCATGCTAAAAGTGGTTTTaacttttctcacaaccaagacaactCATCCTCCCCTTCATGAGACATgctatggccgaaattttggagAGTCTTCtccctcatttttctctcaattttcttcttcaattgttgaggatagaaaatacttctccttgacaaatctttttatttttctagtgcaaaataagaagggttctagctagttggtggtgggcctaattttgaagaaaggaggaggcttgtagatcttcttgccattcaagagctaaggtgtttacaccttagttggagccatcatcaatctaaagagattgataggtaaagatttctaaacaccctatgtatgacattttggtgtttttgtatttgctacacactagtaTATTGAGGTGCTCGATTTTTGCCTtgaaaaacaaattttgaaacttccgttgcgtatTCGGGCACCTTAATCAATCCCCTTccagtagggccagccaccctaacaccacggcgcaagatcggccgtagaccatcCAAAAAATGCCTCAGTTTGGCTCCAGCATCATTCGTAATCAGGGGCACGAAATGACAACTCATCTCAAagttacggatgaactccgtaacagtcaaaTCTACCTGCCTCAGTGTCATGAACTCCCTCGTCAACCTGGCATgcacctcgtcagtaaaatatttagagtaaaATACCTCTGTAAAGCTCGTCCAGCTTAGAGTAGCCACATTCAAGGCTacggatgctccttcccaccataagcgagcGTCTCCTCCCAACAGATAGGTCGCACAACGAACTCTGTCCTCATCTCCAAgccccatgaactcgaagataacctcgagggacatAATCCATCCCTCGACAATCATGGGATCTGTCGTCCTTGAGAACTCTTTTggcctcatcttcatgaaccgctcataggtAGCCTCGGGCCCTGCCTGCCTGGTTGCCACAACATTGTTctccg from the Primulina eburnea isolate SZY01 chromosome 3, ASM2296580v1, whole genome shotgun sequence genome contains:
- the LOC140827175 gene encoding uncharacterized protein; protein product: MVADALSRKSVCSLSSLIQEPLLLDLQISEIAIVEQGTIARLSALVIRPTLTDRIRREQPNDNQLMKLRSKADEKGNTEFAMNTDDLLTFSGWICVPSGDDIRRDVLTEAHTAPYSIHPGSTKIYQDLRRLYWLTKSAHFLPIKTTFTMNHFAEVYVAEIVRLHGIPVSIVFDRDPRKGKLSPRFIGLFEILDRIGERAYRVALPPDLDRVHNVFHVSMLRKYISNHSHVLRHEALDLMPNMTYQEVPIQILDRKVKVLRNKEIGIIKILWHNQLVEEATWEPEEEIKQRYPELFAQ